From a single Cupriavidus oxalaticus genomic region:
- a CDS encoding DNA-binding protein, whose protein sequence is MAISKEQIFAVADELDAAGQNPTLANVRKQLGSGSFTTISEAMNEWRARKASQAAPIREPAPQAITDKLAELGGDLWAVALEMANNRLAAEREALEAVRQETEAARQEAAELADQLTGELDEAKARIAALEAVEAAAKGEADELRGKLAATSERAATAEARAGELRTELDHAHQEARQARAERDKAQERATASADQVEALRADLAAANSRTAEIERRAGELRADLERANQATDQARAAQAEQRKATEAAAAERDQVRAELVKVQAKAEAAEQAHQEQRKAMAAEAHRQAERLTAAQGERDQAKRDAAQAREEAAGLRGRLEALETVMAQGRAADPTSGGRKKT, encoded by the coding sequence ATGGCGATCTCGAAGGAGCAGATATTTGCGGTGGCCGACGAACTGGACGCGGCCGGCCAGAACCCCACGCTGGCGAACGTGCGCAAGCAGCTCGGCAGCGGCAGCTTCACCACCATCAGCGAGGCGATGAACGAGTGGCGCGCACGCAAGGCCAGCCAGGCCGCCCCGATCCGCGAGCCGGCACCGCAGGCGATCACTGACAAGCTGGCCGAGCTGGGCGGCGACTTGTGGGCCGTGGCGCTGGAAATGGCGAACAACCGCCTGGCCGCCGAGCGCGAGGCGCTGGAGGCCGTGCGCCAGGAGACGGAAGCAGCGCGCCAGGAAGCCGCAGAGCTGGCCGACCAGCTCACCGGCGAGCTGGACGAGGCCAAGGCCCGCATCGCGGCCCTGGAGGCCGTCGAGGCGGCCGCCAAGGGCGAGGCCGACGAGCTGCGCGGCAAGCTCGCGGCGACCAGCGAGCGCGCGGCCACGGCCGAGGCCAGGGCCGGCGAGCTGCGCACGGAGCTGGATCACGCCCATCAGGAAGCCCGCCAGGCGCGCGCAGAGCGCGACAAGGCCCAGGAGAGGGCCACGGCCAGCGCCGACCAGGTGGAGGCCCTGCGGGCCGACCTCGCGGCCGCGAACAGCCGTACCGCCGAGATCGAGCGCCGCGCCGGCGAGCTGCGTGCCGACCTGGAGCGGGCGAACCAGGCGACCGACCAGGCGCGCGCCGCTCAGGCCGAGCAGCGGAAGGCCACCGAGGCGGCCGCCGCCGAGCGCGACCAGGTGCGCGCGGAGCTGGTGAAGGTGCAGGCCAAGGCCGAGGCGGCCGAGCAGGCCCACCAGGAGCAGCGCAAGGCGATGGCGGCCGAGGCACACCGCCAGGCCGAGCGGCTGACCGCCGCCCAGGGCGAGCGCGACCAGGCGAAGCGCGACGCTGCCCAGGCCCGCGAGGAAGCGGCCGGGCTTCGCGGCCGGCTGGAGGCCCTGGAAACCGTCATGGCGCAAGGCCGGGCGGCCGATCCGACCAGCGGCGGACGCAAAAAGACCTGA
- a CDS encoding transcriptional repressor gene korB, whose translation MSAKTNAKKKEQDKPQSSGLGLDGLGDLAGLLNEQPAANAGGAGPQELPLDLIDEDPHQPRTADNPGFSPESIAEIGETIKARGVKSPISVRENPDAPGRYLINHGARRYRGSKWAHKTTIPAFIDNDYNEADQVIENLQRNELTAREIADFIGRELAKGKKKGEIAKEIGKSPAFVTQHVTLLDLPEPIAEAFNSGRGKDVTVINELVTAYKKNPDEVAAWLADDSQELTRGSVKLLREFLEDKRSHEDGDRDPNTVDALTGKTDAEAGDGEQGPQDDDAKGKKEPKEADPDKLKKAIIQVKHDDRPARLILNRRPPAEGWAWLKYEDDGQEFEADLGTVQLVALLEG comes from the coding sequence ATGAGCGCCAAGACCAACGCCAAGAAGAAGGAGCAGGACAAGCCGCAATCGTCCGGGCTGGGCCTGGACGGGCTGGGCGACCTGGCCGGCCTGCTGAACGAGCAGCCGGCGGCCAACGCCGGCGGCGCAGGCCCGCAGGAGCTGCCGCTTGACCTGATCGACGAAGACCCGCACCAGCCGCGCACGGCCGACAACCCCGGCTTCTCGCCGGAGAGCATCGCGGAGATCGGCGAGACGATCAAAGCGCGCGGCGTGAAGTCGCCCATCAGCGTGCGCGAGAACCCGGACGCACCGGGGCGCTACCTCATCAACCACGGCGCGCGGCGCTATCGCGGCTCGAAGTGGGCGCACAAGACCACGATCCCGGCCTTCATCGACAACGACTACAACGAGGCCGACCAGGTTATCGAGAACCTGCAACGCAACGAGCTGACGGCGCGTGAGATCGCCGACTTCATCGGCCGCGAGCTGGCGAAGGGCAAGAAGAAGGGCGAGATCGCCAAGGAGATCGGCAAGTCGCCGGCCTTCGTCACGCAGCACGTCACGCTGCTGGACTTGCCCGAACCCATTGCCGAGGCGTTCAATAGCGGCCGGGGCAAGGACGTGACTGTCATCAACGAGCTGGTGACGGCCTACAAGAAGAACCCCGACGAGGTGGCCGCCTGGCTGGCCGACGACAGCCAGGAGCTGACGCGCGGCTCGGTGAAGCTGCTGCGCGAGTTCCTGGAGGACAAGCGCAGTCACGAGGACGGCGACCGTGATCCCAACACCGTCGATGCGCTGACCGGCAAGACCGACGCCGAGGCCGGCGACGGCGAGCAGGGGCCGCAGGATGATGACGCCAAGGGGAAGAAGGAGCCGAAGGAGGCCGACCCCGACAAGCTCAAGAAGGCCATCATCCAGGTCAAGCACGACGACCGGCCGGCACGGCTGATCCTCAACCGCCGGCCCCCGGCCGAGGGCTGGGCCTGGCTCAAATACGAGGATGACGGCCAGGAGTTCGAGGCCGACCTTGGCACCGTGCAGCTTGTCGCGCTGCTGGAGGGCTGA
- a CDS encoding ParA family protein, with protein MKTLVTAIQKGGQGKTFATCHLAFDFQERGLRVAVIDLDTQGNASWTLAGHDSGYPASRMFTAGGDELRAWFADREDDGLALIAADANLANLDKMELSQAAAALRASVAALGEFFDVCLIDTAPSLGVAMTAAVLTADYMLSPIEMEAYSLQGMKKMVAVISNLRKQNPKLRFLGMVPNKVDARKPRHVNNLATLQQAYPQLILPFSIGARDSIAEALGEQMPVWKIKKTAARKATQEVRALADYVFTKMEIAQ; from the coding sequence ATGAAAACACTGGTCACGGCAATTCAGAAAGGCGGTCAAGGCAAGACGTTCGCAACCTGCCACCTGGCGTTCGACTTCCAGGAGCGCGGCCTTCGGGTTGCAGTGATCGACCTGGACACCCAGGGCAATGCGAGCTGGACGCTGGCCGGCCACGACTCGGGCTATCCCGCCAGTCGCATGTTCACCGCCGGCGGCGACGAGCTGCGCGCCTGGTTCGCTGACCGGGAGGATGACGGCCTGGCGCTGATCGCGGCAGACGCCAACCTGGCGAACCTGGACAAGATGGAGCTTTCCCAGGCGGCCGCCGCGCTGCGGGCCAGTGTGGCCGCGCTGGGCGAGTTCTTCGACGTGTGCCTGATCGACACGGCCCCCTCCCTTGGCGTCGCCATGACGGCGGCCGTGCTGACGGCCGACTACATGCTGTCGCCCATCGAAATGGAGGCGTACAGCTTGCAGGGCATGAAGAAGATGGTCGCGGTCATCAGCAACCTGCGCAAGCAGAACCCCAAGCTGCGCTTCCTCGGCATGGTGCCGAACAAGGTGGACGCGCGGAAGCCGCGCCACGTCAACAACCTGGCGACGTTGCAGCAGGCATACCCGCAGCTCATCTTGCCGTTCAGCATCGGCGCGCGTGACAGCATCGCCGAGGCGCTGGGCGAGCAGATGCCGGTGTGGAAGATCAAGAAGACCGCCGCGCGGAAGGCCACCCAGGAGGTGCGTGCGCTGGCGGATTACGTGTTCACGAAGATGGAGATCGCGCAATGA
- a CDS encoding transcriptional regulator KorA: MKKRLTEAQFQAAIKGLEIGQQTIDIARGVLVDGRPQAEFVASLGLTKGAVSQAVSRVWAVAGEVLPQGFERVTAVLPEHQAFIVKRWEADAKGKRKQEPNS; encoded by the coding sequence ATGAAGAAACGGCTAACCGAAGCCCAATTCCAGGCGGCGATCAAGGGCCTGGAGATCGGGCAACAGACCATCGACATAGCGCGCGGCGTGCTGGTCGATGGAAGGCCCCAGGCCGAGTTTGTGGCCTCGCTGGGGCTGACCAAGGGGGCGGTATCGCAAGCGGTCAGCCGCGTGTGGGCAGTGGCGGGGGAAGTGCTCCCGCAGGGCTTCGAGCGGGTGACGGCGGTACTGCCGGAGCATCAAGCGTTCATCGTCAAGCGTTGGGAAGCCGACGCCAAGGGAAAGAGGAAACAGGAACCCAACTCATGA
- a CDS encoding DUF2761 domain-containing protein → MKKQTLPYPPGFVEPNTGRVAVLVREYAASDLNGDAPAYWYSAQSEEWGLDPWRLVEGVDPHTAGGQFDVCFANGSSRTVGPLMTFFMSAADAARLNAKKEDHAPIFSR, encoded by the coding sequence ATGAAAAAACAGACCCTACCCTACCCGCCGGGATTCGTGGAGCCGAACACCGGCCGGGTGGCCGTCCTGGTGCGCGAGTACGCGGCCAGCGACTTGAACGGCGATGCGCCGGCCTATTGGTACAGCGCGCAATCCGAGGAATGGGGCCTTGACCCCTGGCGACTGGTGGAAGGCGTCGATCCGCACACCGCCGGCGGTCAGTTCGACGTGTGCTTTGCCAACGGTTCGAGCCGCACGGTCGGCCCGCTGATGACGTTCTTCATGAGTGCCGCTGACGCGGCCAGGTTGAACGCCAAGAAAGAAGATCACGCGCCCATTTTTAGCCGCTAA
- the kleE gene encoding KleE stable inheritance protein produces the protein MSNIIKFPKEIEQPAAPAPVEPAAASAAPNKAPGAGLLAGLVKFVWVATVLVWPILKWVLSIATFFQFVRMLYHWNTPGVYAGWSFLAYFAVLTAITYFVSIYKPKGL, from the coding sequence ATGTCCAACATCATCAAGTTCCCCAAGGAGATCGAGCAGCCCGCCGCGCCCGCGCCGGTGGAGCCTGCCGCCGCGTCTGCTGCCCCCAACAAGGCCCCCGGTGCTGGCCTGCTGGCCGGCCTGGTCAAGTTCGTATGGGTGGCGACCGTGCTGGTCTGGCCGATCCTCAAGTGGGTGCTGTCGATTGCCACCTTCTTCCAGTTCGTGCGGATGCTCTACCACTGGAACACGCCTGGCGTGTATGCCGGTTGGTCGTTCCTGGCGTACTTCGCGGTGCTGACCGCGATCACCTACTTCGTTTCGATCTACAAGCCGAAGGGGCTTTGA
- the kleA gene encoding stable inheritance protein KleA codes for MSDNKIMPWIDELEGAAATDFPARRDEIAAMMAEAAELVCKAEELRGKAYFAGCSLEGQAKGHWSMEAVEQAKRRAGW; via the coding sequence ATGAGCGACAACAAGATTATGCCCTGGATTGACGAGCTGGAGGGCGCGGCAGCGACCGACTTCCCGGCCCGCCGTGACGAGATCGCGGCCATGATGGCCGAGGCGGCCGAGCTGGTGTGCAAAGCCGAGGAACTGCGCGGCAAGGCGTACTTCGCCGGATGCTCCCTGGAGGGGCAGGCCAAGGGCCATTGGTCGATGGAAGCCGTCGAGCAGGCCAAGCGCCGGGCCGGCTGGTAA
- the korC gene encoding transcriptional repressor KorC — protein sequence MTNDANIRLECLKPAERWAQPTGEEVREVLRLAGFSGSKAAKALGLGAKGDRTIRRWIGEDTPIPYAAWAILCDQAGLGVIWKED from the coding sequence ATGACGAACGACGCCAATATCCGGCTGGAGTGCTTGAAGCCGGCCGAACGCTGGGCGCAACCGACCGGCGAGGAAGTCCGAGAGGTGCTGCGCCTGGCCGGGTTCAGCGGCAGCAAGGCCGCGAAGGCGCTGGGGCTGGGCGCGAAGGGCGACCGCACGATCCGCCGCTGGATCGGCGAGGACACCCCGATTCCCTATGCGGCATGGGCGATCCTGTGCGACCAGGCCGGGCTGGGCGTGATCTGGAAAGAGGATTGA
- a CDS encoding antirestriction protein — MNTQEQPVTASLVAEAQRLDFLPAYFGPRLMMRGEALVYAWLRRLCERYSGAYWHYYTLSDGGFYMAPDLADRLEIEVDGNGFRGELSADAAGIVATLFALGQLAAEAADTDAGDALIDRYHFLRGFAASHAEAAAIYRAID, encoded by the coding sequence ATGAACACCCAAGAGCAACCCGTTACCGCTTCCCTGGTCGCCGAGGCCCAGCGCCTCGACTTCCTGCCCGCCTACTTCGGCCCGCGTCTGATGATGCGCGGCGAGGCCCTGGTGTATGCCTGGCTTCGCCGGCTCTGCGAACGCTACAGCGGCGCGTATTGGCACTACTACACCTTGTCGGACGGCGGTTTTTACATGGCCCCCGACCTGGCCGACCGCCTGGAGATCGAGGTGGACGGCAACGGCTTCCGAGGCGAGTTGTCGGCCGACGCCGCCGGCATTGTCGCAACCCTGTTCGCGCTGGGTCAGCTCGCGGCCGAGGCCGCCGACACGGACGCCGGCGATGCCCTGATCGACCGCTATCACTTCCTGCGCGGCTTCGCAGCCAGCCACGCCGAGGCGGCCGCGATCTACCGGGCTATTGACTGA
- a CDS encoding type II toxin-antitoxin system RelB/DinJ family antitoxin, translating to MAANQLVQTRIDGAIKEEAAAVLAAMGLTVSDAVRLLLTKVAQDKALPFEPLIPNATTIEAMKEARKGKLPRFATVNDLMADLHAAD from the coding sequence ATGGCTGCAAACCAGCTCGTACAAACGCGCATCGACGGCGCGATCAAGGAAGAAGCGGCGGCCGTCCTGGCCGCGATGGGCCTTACCGTGTCCGACGCGGTGCGGCTGCTGCTCACGAAGGTGGCCCAGGACAAGGCGCTGCCCTTCGAGCCGCTGATTCCGAACGCCACCACCATCGAGGCGATGAAGGAAGCCCGCAAGGGCAAGCTGCCGCGCTTCGCCACCGTCAACGATCTGATGGCCGATCTGCATGCGGCAGATTGA
- a CDS encoding type II toxin-antitoxin system YafQ family toxin: protein MRQIERTGQFKRDYKREAKGQHRATLDADLVPVLVALADDQPLEPRHRDHALTGDWKDHRDCHVKPDLVLIYQKPDADTLRLVRLGSHSELGL from the coding sequence ATGCGGCAGATTGAGCGCACCGGCCAGTTCAAGCGCGACTACAAGCGCGAGGCGAAAGGGCAGCACCGGGCCACGCTCGACGCCGACCTGGTGCCCGTCCTGGTCGCGCTCGCCGACGACCAGCCGCTGGAACCTCGGCACCGCGACCACGCGCTGACCGGGGACTGGAAGGATCACCGGGATTGCCACGTCAAGCCCGACCTGGTGCTGATCTACCAGAAGCCCGACGCCGACACGCTGCGCCTGGTGCGCCTCGGCTCTCACTCCGAACTCGGCTTGTGA
- a CDS encoding site-specific integrase yields the protein MKTRPTSPSAADIPTDFPDADALAALRAWYEGASSREAAHRYMQDRLSHSQSARGVIGQIRRQLALYARNRQRADLATLFECPAQKRMHHARATTQAVELLRIMPAPAPQIGDDIAHWLPNRAARTLHAAGIRTLADLTVRIPRRRQWWTVIPGLGPASARRIEAFFAAYPALTERARALIIADRQSVVTPWEQLRLPHEIDGSAGAFRAPVSACILGVDNDYDAIQAWLALHESPATQRAYRKEAERLILWGIVARGKALSSLTTRDATDYRAFLRRPTPRERWVGPPRPRTSTDWRPFVDNLSARSIAHALAVLSAMFRWLVEQRYVVANPFSGIKVRGSKRAMALETSHAFTEGEWMLTRTIANGLEWSYGWQAPAAQRLRFMLDFGYATGLRISELADATLRSIEVDAAGDHWLHVVGKGGKPARVTLTPLARTALDRYLQERGLPVSRAHWNPTTSLIGSLDDADAGIKPLRLWEVMRRFFRLVAQIIKNDHPVLAEKLHRASPHWMRHTHATHAIARGVELSAVRDNLRHASISTTSIYLHTDDVKRARQFGQAFTD from the coding sequence ATGAAAACGCGCCCCACGAGCCCGTCCGCCGCCGACATCCCGACCGACTTTCCTGATGCTGATGCACTGGCAGCGCTGCGTGCCTGGTACGAGGGCGCATCCTCGCGTGAGGCGGCACACCGGTACATGCAAGATCGGCTCAGCCACAGCCAGTCAGCCCGCGGCGTCATCGGCCAGATCCGCCGGCAACTGGCACTTTATGCCCGTAACCGACAGCGGGCAGATCTGGCCACGCTGTTCGAATGCCCGGCCCAAAAGCGTATGCATCATGCGCGCGCCACCACGCAGGCTGTCGAGCTACTGCGCATCATGCCTGCGCCAGCTCCGCAGATCGGCGACGACATTGCGCACTGGCTGCCGAATCGCGCTGCCCGCACCCTGCACGCGGCCGGCATCCGGACCCTGGCCGATCTCACGGTACGGATTCCGCGTCGCCGGCAGTGGTGGACCGTCATTCCGGGTCTCGGGCCGGCCAGTGCAAGAAGGATCGAGGCCTTCTTTGCCGCGTACCCGGCGCTCACGGAGCGGGCCCGCGCACTGATCATCGCGGATCGGCAGTCAGTCGTGACGCCTTGGGAGCAACTACGGCTACCGCACGAGATCGACGGATCCGCCGGCGCCTTCCGCGCACCGGTGTCGGCCTGCATCCTCGGCGTCGACAACGATTACGACGCTATCCAGGCATGGCTCGCGTTGCACGAATCCCCGGCCACGCAGCGGGCCTACCGCAAGGAAGCCGAACGGCTGATTCTCTGGGGCATCGTTGCTCGCGGCAAGGCGCTGTCTTCGCTGACCACCCGGGATGCCACCGACTACAGGGCGTTTCTGCGCAGACCTACACCGCGAGAACGCTGGGTCGGGCCACCGCGGCCGCGCACATCAACGGACTGGCGCCCGTTTGTCGACAACCTCTCGGCCCGTTCGATTGCGCATGCGCTTGCCGTGCTCAGCGCCATGTTCCGCTGGCTGGTCGAGCAGCGCTACGTCGTGGCCAACCCATTCTCCGGCATCAAGGTACGCGGCAGCAAGCGCGCCATGGCTCTTGAAACCTCGCACGCTTTCACCGAAGGAGAATGGATGCTGACGCGCACCATCGCCAACGGGCTCGAGTGGTCGTACGGCTGGCAGGCGCCCGCTGCGCAACGGTTGCGGTTCATGCTGGATTTCGGCTACGCAACGGGACTGCGGATCAGCGAACTGGCTGACGCCACACTGCGCAGCATCGAAGTCGACGCAGCCGGTGATCACTGGCTGCACGTGGTCGGCAAGGGCGGCAAGCCAGCCCGCGTTACCCTGACACCCCTAGCGCGCACAGCGCTGGACCGATATCTGCAGGAGCGGGGGCTTCCTGTCAGCCGTGCTCACTGGAATCCGACCACGTCCCTGATTGGCAGCCTTGACGACGCCGATGCCGGCATCAAGCCCTTGCGGCTGTGGGAAGTCATGCGCCGGTTTTTTCGGCTCGTCGCGCAGATTATCAAGAACGACCATCCGGTGCTGGCTGAAAAGCTGCATCGGGCCTCTCCGCACTGGATGCGGCACACCCATGCGACCCACGCGATCGCCAGAGGGGTTGAGCTGAGCGCCGTACGAGATAACCTGCGTCACGCGTCGATTTCGACCACGTCGATTTACTTGCATACCGACGATGTAAAGCGGGCACGGCAGTTCGGGCAGGCATTTACCGACTGA
- a CDS encoding Tn3 family transposase: MINKNKLLSVFSDAEQEALYGLPDFDDAQRLEYLALTESELALASSRPSIPAQVYCILQIGYFKSKHAFFRFDWDEVEDDYDFVLSRYFHGEPFERKPITRHEYYAQREQIAELYGYRPWVAAFLPQLMQQAAQIVRRDVTPGFVAAELIVWLNEHKMIRPGYTTLQELVSEALSVERRRLGDLLTGVLDELTQTALDQLLVRDDTLSKLAALKQDAKNFGWRQMVREREKRGTLQPLHEIARTLLPRLDISQQNVLYYASLANFYTVHDLRNLKADQAQLYLLCYAWVRFRQLTDNLVDAMAFHMKQLEEESSAGAKQSLIAEQVKRHRETPQIGRLLSLYVDDSVADPTPFGEVRQRAYKIMAKDVLQNTAQRMTVKPLSQLALHWLAVDGLAKRIRRHLRPLYVELDFVGTSPDNPWLAALAWVKGAFAKQQRLSQRPLAECPAATLPKRLRPYLLIFGADGQPTGLHADRYEFWLYRQIRKRFQSGEIYLDDSLQHRHFSDELVSMNEKADALAQMEIPFLQQPIDAQLDALAAELHAQWLAFNRELKQGKLTHLEYDKDTQKLIWRKPKTENQKVREQAFYEQLPFCDVADVFRFVNGQCQFLSALTPLQPRYAKKVADADSLMAVIIAQAMNHGNHVMARTSDIPYHVLDSTYQQYLRQATLHAANDCISNAIAALPIFPYYSFDLDALYSAVDGQKFGVERPTVKARYSRKYFGRGKGVVAYTLLCNHVPLNGYLIGAHEYEAHHVFDIWYRNTSDIVPTAITGDMHSINKANFAILYWFGLRFEPRFTNLDDQLQELYCIDDPALYEKCLIQPIGQIDRQLITSEKTNIDQIVATLGLKEITQGSLIRKLCTYSQENPTRRAIFEFDKLIRTIYTLRYLRDPQLERNVHRSQNRLESYHQLRSTIAQVGGKKELTGRTDIEIEISNQCARLIANVIIFYNSAILSHLLTKWEASGNAKALARLTQISPAAWRHILLNGHYTFQSDNKIDLDALIAGLELE; encoded by the coding sequence ATGATCAACAAGAATAAGCTGCTCAGCGTCTTTTCCGACGCCGAACAGGAAGCCCTGTATGGCCTGCCTGATTTCGACGATGCGCAGCGGCTGGAATACCTGGCATTGACCGAATCCGAACTGGCGCTCGCCAGTAGCCGGCCCTCCATACCCGCGCAGGTCTATTGCATCTTGCAGATTGGCTACTTCAAGTCCAAGCACGCCTTCTTCCGCTTCGATTGGGACGAGGTTGAGGACGATTACGATTTCGTGTTGAGCCGCTATTTCCACGGCGAGCCGTTCGAACGCAAGCCGATCACCCGGCACGAGTACTACGCCCAGCGCGAACAGATCGCTGAACTGTACGGCTATCGACCGTGGGTGGCCGCCTTCCTGCCGCAACTCATGCAGCAGGCCGCGCAGATCGTACGTCGCGACGTGACACCGGGATTCGTCGCCGCCGAGCTCATCGTGTGGCTCAATGAGCACAAGATGATCCGGCCCGGCTACACGACCTTGCAAGAGCTAGTCAGCGAAGCCCTGTCCGTCGAACGTCGGCGGCTGGGCGACCTGCTCACCGGCGTATTGGACGAATTGACCCAAACCGCGCTAGACCAACTTCTGGTGCGCGATGATACTCTGTCGAAACTGGCGGCGCTGAAACAGGATGCCAAGAATTTCGGCTGGCGTCAGATGGTCCGCGAACGCGAAAAGCGCGGCACGCTGCAGCCGTTGCACGAAATCGCCAGGACGCTGCTGCCCCGGCTGGATATCTCGCAGCAGAACGTGCTGTACTACGCAAGCCTGGCGAACTTCTATACCGTCCACGACCTGCGCAACCTGAAGGCGGATCAGGCGCAGCTCTACCTGCTGTGTTACGCCTGGGTGCGCTTCCGACAGCTCACCGACAACCTGGTCGATGCGATGGCCTTCCACATGAAGCAGCTCGAGGAAGAAAGCAGCGCGGGCGCGAAACAGTCACTCATCGCCGAGCAAGTAAAACGCCATCGGGAAACGCCGCAGATCGGCCGCCTGTTGTCGCTCTATGTGGACGACAGCGTAGCCGATCCGACGCCGTTCGGCGAGGTGCGTCAGCGCGCCTATAAAATCATGGCCAAAGATGTGCTACAAAACACGGCGCAACGCATGACGGTCAAGCCGCTGAGTCAACTGGCACTACACTGGTTGGCGGTGGACGGCCTAGCCAAACGTATTCGCCGTCACCTGCGCCCCTTGTACGTCGAGCTCGACTTCGTCGGCACCTCCCCAGACAACCCGTGGCTCGCGGCGCTGGCTTGGGTCAAGGGGGCCTTCGCCAAACAGCAGCGCCTGTCACAACGACCGCTCGCCGAATGTCCCGCGGCCACGCTGCCGAAGCGCCTGCGACCGTACCTGCTGATCTTCGGCGCTGATGGTCAGCCGACCGGTTTGCACGCCGATCGCTACGAATTCTGGTTGTACCGCCAGATCCGGAAGCGCTTCCAGTCGGGAGAGATCTATCTCGACGACAGTCTGCAACATCGTCACTTCTCCGACGAGCTTGTTTCGATGAACGAGAAGGCCGACGCGCTGGCGCAGATGGAGATCCCGTTCCTGCAGCAGCCAATCGATGCCCAACTCGATGCGTTAGCGGCCGAGTTGCATGCACAATGGCTGGCCTTCAACCGAGAGCTGAAACAGGGCAAGCTTACGCACCTGGAATACGACAAGGATACGCAGAAGCTGATTTGGCGCAAACCGAAAACCGAGAACCAGAAGGTGCGTGAGCAGGCATTCTACGAGCAACTGCCATTCTGCGATGTTGCCGACGTGTTCCGCTTCGTCAACGGCCAGTGCCAGTTCCTGTCGGCGCTGACGCCATTGCAGCCGCGCTACGCGAAGAAGGTAGCGGACGCCGATAGCCTGATGGCGGTTATCATCGCTCAGGCAATGAACCATGGCAACCATGTCATGGCGCGCACCAGCGACATTCCGTACCACGTTCTGGATAGCACCTACCAGCAGTATCTGCGTCAGGCGACGCTGCATGCGGCCAACGACTGCATCAGCAACGCCATCGCCGCGCTGCCGATCTTCCCGTACTACTCGTTCGATCTCGATGCGCTGTACAGCGCCGTCGATGGGCAGAAATTCGGCGTCGAGCGACCGACCGTGAAGGCGCGTTACTCGCGCAAATACTTCGGACGAGGCAAAGGCGTCGTCGCCTACACGCTGCTGTGCAATCATGTCCCGTTGAACGGCTACCTAATCGGCGCGCACGAGTACGAGGCGCATCACGTGTTCGACATCTGGTATCGCAACACGTCGGATATAGTGCCGACTGCGATCACCGGCGACATGCACAGCATCAACAAAGCCAACTTCGCTATCCTGTATTGGTTCGGGTTGCGCTTCGAGCCTCGCTTCACAAACCTCGATGACCAGTTGCAGGAATTGTATTGTATCGACGACCCGGCGCTGTACGAGAAATGCCTGATTCAGCCGATCGGACAAATCGATCGGCAGCTCATCACCAGTGAGAAGACAAATATCGATCAGATCGTCGCCACGCTGGGCCTCAAAGAGATCACGCAGGGCTCGCTGATCCGCAAACTATGTACGTACTCGCAGGAAAACCCGACACGTCGCGCGATTTTTGAGTTCGATAAGCTCATTCGTACCATCTACACGTTGCGTTACCTGCGCGACCCGCAGCTCGAGCGAAACGTGCATCGCTCCCAAAACCGCCTCGAGTCTTACCATCAGCTTCGTTCGACCATCGCCCAGGTCGGCGGCAAGAAGGAATTGACCGGCCGCACCGACATCGAAATCGAGATCAGCAACCAGTGCGCCCGGCTGATCGCCAACGTCATCATTTTTTACAACTCGGCGATTCTGTCGCATCTACTGACGAAATGGGAGGCCAGTGGCAACGCCAAGGCGCTGGCGCGGCTTACGCAGATATCACCGGCAGCCTGGCGGCATATCCTTTTGAACGGGCACTACACTTTTCAAAGCGACAACAAAATCGACCTGGACGCGCTCATTGCAGGGCTCGAATTGGAGTGA